In the Hordeum vulgare subsp. vulgare chromosome 7H, MorexV3_pseudomolecules_assembly, whole genome shotgun sequence genome, one interval contains:
- the LOC123410329 gene encoding U-box domain-containing protein 21-like gives MVLPMSRATRLVPELPLLRRGIRRPQVADDGELAVPAHFRCPISLELMKDPVTAPTGITYDRESVEGWLARGRATCPVTGGPVRLADLVPNHATRRMIQDWCVANRAERVPTPKVPVAEADAAEVLDAVSAAARRGNAAACGQVAARARAIGKESDRNRRCLAAAGAARQLSSAFQSLAGEPVEGTSAAVLGALGKILAALTVFFPLDDEARRCIASPASLKTLVSVLSHGDLAARASAAIVLRELASSADRHTVDVIARTPGVCGALVGLVRNPVSPQATKAALVTAYYLVSGSDRAAARFAELGAVPVVAELLVDADKGTSEKALAMLDGVLCADAGLESARAHALVVPVLVKKMFRVSDMATEFAVSALWRLCRASDTAAAACCAEALRVGAFQKLLLLLQVGCGGVTKDRASELLKLLNGFRGSVECIETVDFKGLKRPF, from the coding sequence ATGGTTCTGCCCATGTCGCGGGCGACGAGGCTGGTGCCGGAGCTGCCGCTGCTGCGGCGAGGGATCAGGCGGCCGCAGGTGGCGGACGACGGGGAGCTGGCCGTGCCGGCGCACTTCCGGTGCCCGATCTCGCTCGAGCTGATGAAGGACCCGGTCACGGCGCCCACGGGGATCACCTACGACCGGGAGAGCGTGGAGGGGTGGCTGGCGCGGGGCCGAGCCACGTGCCCCGTCACCGGCGGCCCCGTGCGCCTCGCCGACCTCGTCCCCAACCACGCCACCCGCCGCATGATCCAGGACTGGTGCGTCGCCAACCGCGCCGAGCGGGTGCCCACGCCCAAGGTGCCCGTCGCCGAGGCCGATGCGGCCGAGGTGCTCGACGCCGTCTCTGCCGCCGCCAGGCGCGGCAACGCGGCGGCCTGCGGGCAGGTGGCCGCCAGGGCCAGGGCCATCGGCAAGGAGAGCGACCGCAACCGCCGCTGCCTCGCGGCCGCCGGTGCCGCACGCCAGCTCTCGTCGGCTTTCCAGAGCCTCGCCGGGGAGCCCGTGGAAGGCACCAGCGCCGCCGTACTCGGCGCGCTGGGGAAGATCCTGGCGGCACTTACCGTGTTCTTCCCGCTCGACGACGAGGCGCGGCGCTGCATTGCCTCCCCGGCGTCGCTCAAGACCCTCGTCTCGGTGCTCTCCCACGGCGACCTCGCCGCGCGGGCCAGCGCCGCCATCGTCCTCCGCGAGCTCGCCTCGTCCGCCGACCGGCACACCGTCGACGTCATCGCGAGGACGCCCGGCGTGTGCGGCGCGCTCGTCGGCCTCGTCAGGAACCCCGTGTCCCCGCAGGCCACTAAGGCCGCCCTCGTCACGGCATACTACCTCGTCTCCGGCAGCGACCGCGCGGCAGCCCGCTTCGCCGAGCTAGGCGCGGTGCCCGTCGTGGCGGAGCTCCTCGTGGACGCCGACAAGGGGACGAGCGAGAAGGCGCTGGCCATGCTCGACGGCGTCCTCTGCGCCGACGCCGGCCTCGAGTCCGCGCGTGCCCACGCGCTGGTCGTGCCGGTTCTGGTCAAGAAGATGTTCCGCGTGTCCGACATGGCCACCGAGTTCGCCGTCTCCGCGCTCTGGCGCCTCTGCCGCGCATCAgacaccgccgccgccgcgtgcTGTGCCGAGGCGCTGCGTGTGGGCGCCTTCCAGAAGCTGCTCCTGCTGCTCCAGGTGGGCTGCGGCGGCGTCACCAAGGATCGGGCCAGCGAGCTGCTCAAGCTGCTCAATGGCTTCAGGGGCAGCGTAGAGTGCATCGAGACGGTTGACTTCAAGGGGCTCAAGAGGCCATTTTGA